The following proteins are co-located in the Hypomesus transpacificus isolate Combined female chromosome 23, fHypTra1, whole genome shotgun sequence genome:
- the tnfaip6 gene encoding tumor necrosis factor-inducible gene 6 protein, protein MSSKHSARWHLARTQNLNCLAQRERLNGRMRIFAVVWITGFLMKEAQAWGFRNGIFHNSIWLEQAAGVYHRESRKGRYQLTYMEAKAVCKYEGGKLATYEQLEAARQIGFHVCAAGWFDKGRVGYPIVKAGANCGFGKVGIVDYGYRLNKSERWDVYCYNPDSKECGGVLTDQQKIIQSPGYPNEYQDEQICYWHIRVRYGQRIRLHFLEFDIEDDMSCLADYLEIFDSYDDISGFAGRFCGDYLPDDIISTGNVMTLKFLSDASVTAGGFQLQYTAFNASILSESDTNYT, encoded by the exons ATGAGCAGTAAGCACAGCGCGCGGTGGCATCTAGCAAGAACGCAGAATCTAAACTGCCTTGCGCAAAGGGAACGACTCAACGGAAGGATGCGCATCTTCGCTGTAGTCTGGATCACTGGTTTCCTCATGAAGGAGGCGCAAGCCTGGGGCTTCAGGAATGGGATATTTCATAACTCAATTTGGCTTG AGCAAGCAGCTGGGGTCTACCACAGGGAATCACGCAAAGGGAGATATCAACTGACTTACATGGAGGCCAAGGCTGTGTGCAAGTATGAAGGAGGAAAACTGGCCACTTATGAGCAACTGGAAGCTGCACGCCAAATAG GCTTTCACGTATGTGCCGCAGGATGGTTTGATAAAGGACGTGTTGGCTATCCCATTGTCAAAGCTGGTGCCAACTGTGGCTTCGGGAAAGTTGGTATTGTTGACTACGGCTACAGGCTGAACAAGAGTGAGAGGTGGGACGTGTATTGCTACAACCCAGACT caAAGGAGTGTGGTGGAGTTTTGACAGATCAACAGAAGATCATACAGTCCCCTGGTTACCCTAACGAATATCAGGATGAGCAGATCTGCTACTGGCACATTCGTGTGCGATACGGCCAGAGAATCCGCCTCCACTTCCTGGAGTTTGACATAGAGGATGACATGTCCTGCCTGGCCGACTACCTGGAGATCTTTGACAGCTATGATGACATCTCTGGCTTTGCCGGAAG GTTCTGTGGTGATTATTTACCAGACGACATAATTAGCACAG GAAACGTCATGACACTGAAGTTTCTCTCTGATGCTTCTGTGACTGCAGGAGGCTTCCAGCTCCAGTACACAGCCTTTAACGCATCTATTCTCTCGGAGAGCGACACAAATTACACTTGA